In Ischnura elegans chromosome 3, ioIscEleg1.1, whole genome shotgun sequence, the sequence TGATTAAAATATGGTAATCAAAGCAAAATAGCAACTTACTACGAATATTACTTTTCCATTATGTTTTTTATAACAGCTTGGAAGAGGTTGAAAATACATATCACATGTTTCTCATTGAGAGACCAACTTCGTTATGTATGGAACTCCTTTCAGTTTGCCTTTGTTGAAAGGGGAATTGGAGAAAATTCCTATTTTTGATGGGAAATGGGTTTCACTTTGTTAAAAGCAGGACTTTGTTATTAGCAAGTTTGTTATAAGTGGGCTCCTAAGTACTTCCTTGccatcaattatttaatgattctCTTTTAAAGGAATCACCTGAAAGCTGAGGTTGAAGTGTATTTCATTGCAAATAACAGGAGATGACAATAtgttctataaaaatatattgctatTTTAAGAAACACTCTCTTATTAAATGAAGAAGATGGCAGGTCTCAATCCTTCCCGTaggtgaaattaaaatgaaaagggACATTGCTGCAACAGCTCCTACAACAGTCAGGAAAATCTGCAGTTTTGTGATGCAGTACATTTATACAATGttgattttcattaataatattgAGTGCTATTCACATTCCAATttattatggaattttttttagtgAACGTGGTTTATTAGTGTTTCTACTTAACTGTCATACTggggttcaaaaattcatttagaTATAAATGGGCGGTTCAAAGTCTTTAAATGGAGTAAGTATTCCTAATTTTTATGTTCCATACTTGATTCTCCCTATATTCCAACCATTTTTACGTAAACGCTGCAGTAGTGAGCTCTCGTTTGATATGTGCAAATGATgccgtttacagagccattatATTACTGCAGATTTCACAACCAAGATATgactttttctatgaaaatttccagttattCATCCTCACCAATCATAACTGTGccttaaaatccatttaatctatacatggaattcacatgttcacgcagaggaatgtaatgcaacagtgcgtcgttttggtgtaaGCCAGTGACCAATAACACACATTTTGTTCCGCTCACAGAAATCTAGGGATTTGGGATAGGGAAATTGTTTGGGCAATACCTAGATCTATTTTAAGTATGTTGtgaattttctttatcttgcatgATTTCAGAGCAATGCAAAGAAATTTAGCAATGTTACAAAACTGAGTTTCATTTTTGACAGTCACTAACGGCgaatttgaagtttaaaatctctggttctactggggtcacagggtggtaccaaagccagtgtatgctttcacccCCTTATTTTGGGaggaatcctccagaaagttccttCATTGATTTCTATTTATCAAAGGGGAAATGTATGAACAAAAAATTGGTGTAACAGTCACTCAGTGACATGTAGAAACACTTGTATGAGGATTTGATGGTAATTGCAGCTGATTTATAATACATATTTGATTTTTAGCTTCATAACATTTTTTGCCAGCCTCTGATATAGAGGAACAATCCATAATGATGTTTTCATTACATATGTATTGCTGACAATGATAATAATTCTTTCTTCTACCCAAGAATCTGATTTAAAAGTGCTTAGTTTGTCGTTTCATTTGACATTCTTTGCTTATTCCTATCCTCTATGCAGATGGAgtgttaaccaaaattttcatcatatttaaatCAGAGTATGCTTTAAAGGTAATGAAATCTCTAAATGCTTGTCCAGTAGTCTCAAAAGCATTAAACCAGCCTAGGTATCCATTCTGCAAAGAAaggtaaaataaatggaaatgtgCATATTTAATTgcagaataatgattttttgatgCTTTCACTATTTGTTGGTTCGTAGGAATTAATAATTGGCATAAACAAATTTTCTCTGTGTATTGTAATAGGTGAAATTATCAGTGTTTTTATGCTTACAGATTTGGGCCATGGTGGACTTCAGCCGGGAACATTTGACTGAGGGGCATGTTGCTATTATGTGGAAAGATAATACGTTTAACTATGCATATTTCTTGTGGTTTGAGGACTCAAATGTAAGCCACCCTTTTtatgtcttattttttatttcaatatttagagGATCATTACCTTGGGATGAACTAATGTAATTTTCTGCTTTTAGGGATCTCCCCTAAAAGTGAAAGTATTCCCGTCCTCATTGTTGAAGCAGTTTCCAATCCCTGGAGTTTTATGCGGAGATTTCTACTTGTAAGTTAcactaatttaaaattcatttattattgctTGGGATTTCAAGTACcagtattttgcctttttcatgTAGGTTTATAGGAGTAGGTATTGTAAGAGcagaatatttcttttattagtttgctattaatttttaataattttttattgcctcatactaatctaaaaatatttttcagaaaactcATTGAAGAGTGTTTCCCAAAAATGCCACCAGCCAAGGTACAATGCTACGAGCTTTTCTGCATACATCTTGGTCTGGCTACTGCATCATGTGTGTTAGAACAATCTAGACGCCTTGCAGCTACGGTATGGGAGGTTACGGGGGCTTCTAACAATCCTATAGACGTGCTGTAAGAAGTAATGTTATGCTTTCTTATGTATATAATGGAACACCAACATCCATCTTTCTGCCACTGCCAATTTTTGGAAATGGTGTAGATTGTATTGCCTCATCAAGGTTGTTtctgaaatcaaattttgtatCTCATTTTGACTGATCTTCCGtgcattcattattcattttattggaGTTTTTCATTGGTATGGTACAAATGCTTTTTTAGTTACAAGTTATCGAATTTTTAAGCACACCTTGCATCAAATTTAGTACTATATTATGAGGTAATAACTGTAAAAAGATTATTAGAATGTGAAGAACTGTCTAACACTTGAGAAATTCTACAATTCTGCTCAATGCACATATTCATGATTGCTACTTACTGCATATCATTGTTGTTCATGGAGCCTTCCACTGTTTAGAGATTGTTTTACTTATGGAAGTAATACCTTATTATTCCTCTTGGTTTTTCTAGTCTGGTTGTTTTCTGTGAAAGTTTTGATGTTTAAAGAGCTTTATATATTGGATAATGCTTTAAAAGTCAGTACTTACATACATGTAGACATtccgaaagttttttttattattattatacaagtTGTTAATCATtccttggaattttttaaatcattgttaGTTTAATTTCATCTGTTaactttgcatttttaaaatgattaaattttacaTCCAATGTTTTGCATTGTAAGTGCAAGTATTAAAGAGTACCTATGGATTTTCCTGTAGAGCagcataatttttcatattttaatggatatatacatatgttatttatttttatcatgtatgTTCTTGTATAAAGCAATAAATAAAGTATTATGATTAATCTTTGCATACTTCTTAACATTGATGTATgacatttttaaactttcaaaattttatttgcaatatcTTTAGTCATCAGCatcatggtaaatattttacaaacttgAAGATACAGGTACAAGACTGAAGACAAACCATAACAAATGTCAGCAAGACATTGATCTtcagaatgtaaataaattaaaaggtcattaaaatatattaaaacaaatatAATGGTAGCTGACAGCTCTGAATATATATTGGTGAGCAATATTTAAAACTTTGATTCAGCACCaatttttataaacttctttCACATTGTATTAATAGCAATATGGATAAGGCCTTCCAGCTCTCAAAACtgaaccacattcatggaaaccAGGACATCGTAACAACAAAGTGAAATAAAGAATGCCTCCCAAAAAAAATTACCAACAGCACTGTTTCTTAACATTCATATCACGTGACTTAGCTTTACATTCAGCCCTGGGAATTGTTATGTCTTCTTTTCAGACTACattctaattttcatttgaagaatTGTTAGTAGGAGCAATGCTGCGATTAGCAGAGTTCTGTTTGGATTTTTGCTGCCTCTGATTTTCTGGGGCAGATATCTTACGGACGGACCGTTGGGGTGAGGACCTCTGATGCCTATTAATTGGACTTTTACTCGCACTTGAATCTCCCACTGATGGAACACTTACAGGGGAGGGCGAGGAAGGATTACCACGAGCTGACTGCTTTCTTTTCGAACCAGTCACACCACTGGCACTGTTCCCTTTGGCAGAAGAAAAATCACCACTAGTACCTATGTGCCTCCTACCAGCAGGGGGAGGAGTCATTTTGAGCTTCAGTTCAGTCACAAAGTCAAAGGGATCACTGGAGGATTTGTTTGGAGAGGGGCTGATTGATGAATCATGGTCCTTCACATCATTCTCTGGGCACACATCACCAACAATCACTTGTTCCtcttttccatttaatttatctTCTATCTCACTGTCAACTGTTGCCTCTGTTCTCAATGCTGAAGGCTGATTATTCAAGGTAGCTACACTCTTGGCTTCACTAGTGTTCTCTGCAGTCACTTCAACCGGCAAGCTCAACAACTGTGGAAGTAATACTTCTGAGGATACAAAAAAGAGGAAACATTTGACTATAAGGATCAGGGGTAAATCATGTGTAGAAGAAAAATTTAGGTGCCTTAAAATTACACCTcaaattctttaataatttactatggttcatttttaatttctatactttgaaaataagaaaaatgtgaatCACTTTACAGATATATTACGCAGACATTTAGTTTAAATGTTCAATGCGTCGTGTAACTCTTACAAAGGGAGTGtgacaaaagtgggtctcagatttcaatcaaactttgtagtgttgtagtccatTAGGAGCTGTCCACAAATCACCCCCCATATTGGgttatacagcagactcctgattatccggctgcggtttatccgggttgtagatcatccatgcatgattttcactctcactcaattttttccgcaatctttattgaaaaacaataaaatcggatgcaaaatcatcagaattactgcattaatgctaggatacatcaggcatattatttctgttagaatccccttcgtaaaacggaagcggtCGTTTGCTATCTGTATTCACGGGAGTGccgtgtttctgttttccaagcttcgCAGTGCGCGACCTCTctccgtgatcacagatacacgtcccgcagcagttgcaacccaggcaacttgtgcaagatgcGACTACGTGGTATGGTGCctgtgtagtttccgacgtcgagcaggggttttgaagcattcgtgcaaatcACTTCGGTATCTTTGATCATGTggccacagatgtgtggttttcgaaactaggCCACACATTGAGCATTAATgatacaagtacaaccatgttatcacagctaaaaagatcgcagactggcaaagaaagctctcaatgactCTGGAAAGCAGTCTAAAATCAGagtaactgcataaataataatatagtttgttttaggtaaattatgaacattgcaaaacATTCACGTGAAAGTTTGAGTTatctgtgttttctgattattcgtgccgtccctccgTAGCATTAGCCCAGGTAATAAGGAGTGCACTGTacaaccaatagtttaaacaaaaaacgtagTTTAACATTTACAGATTCATTAAATTCCCGTAGAAATATGCTATTGTTGAATAGAAGCGGTAGCCCGGTGGTTTTGGTTACCCGGAGGTCCAAAGCTCGATTCTTGGATGCagcttttttttttcataatttgtttctacCTTTAATTTTACAAAAGCCTGCTGTACATCATTATTCTcgtgattttcaatgaaaattttatttttctgcatggaaatctttttctgcaatgcagaAGCATCAGATGCTTTCCCATTTTTTCCTACGGGAGCCTAgtttcatttacattattttcgTGTCGCAAAACGAAGAATTTTTACGATGCATATGTACTTGGcttccttttatgttgcaatatgggCTCATTTCTTACAATTCCAGCCtagttttctataatttattttatatcgtATTCATAAGGGAATACAAtgaacctgtaaatgtttaactgcgttttttgtttgAACTATTGGTTGTATAACCCAATAtggggggtgattcgtggacagctcccgatggacaaCAACACAGCAAAGTTTGAATGAAATCTGAGATCtacttttgtgacactccccttgttagagAAGAGTACAGCCTTGTTCACAATAGATAGCTTATTTTGAAGCAACTTGGGAGTTAAGACCTTGAGAAAGATGGTTACTAGATCACAAGTGTTCAAAGCAACAAAACTCAGAATTTTCTGTGACTGACTAAGACTCTACTGTACCTTAATTTTATGCAACCATTAGGAAAATAGCACTCTCAACTGAACCCTCAAACTTTTTCAAACAAACCAAAATTAATCATATCTGCATATTTATGggaaagcaattttattttgtggtggATAAACCAAAAAGTAGTGCAGCCGCATAAGGAGAGCTAGAATATCCATGGTGTCCCACCCAGTATGAGATAAATCCCCTTAAGTTACAAAGATTGATACGAAGAATGGCATTTCAAATCACACAAAAGTAATAAATGCCCAGGTGATAGTTGTAGTAAATCCATAAATGTCTCCAAGCTCTAGAATTTCTAGTTACAGCAATGAAGCTACGTATTTGCATGCCAAGCCCTGGTGGACAAGGTTTAAAAAGAAAGATGTAGTATTTCAACTGATTGGTTCAAGCAATCCATTTACAAGGAAATATGGAATTACAGAATTCATACCtttgtttaatgaaataataatgaatatacaTAGTTTGACACTGAATAATTGGTTATAAGAGCACTTAGAACAATTTGAGGTGCCTCAAGTACCCCCATATAATTGAAATAGCTATGTCAAATTGATCAAAATTATTACGCAAAATATGGAGGAAGTATTAGGTCGGACAGTTTCAAGGCATTAAACGCAGTGAAAGACAATGACTAAGATACTGTGAACTTCTTGCAGTGTGTTTACCAACAGTTTTTGCACAAGAAAGACCCTGTAGTGTAGGGATGAAATTGGTctcacacaaaaaaaacttatagaaactcatagaaaatttatACTGCTTCTAAGCAATGAATAAATAAGGTGAGGtatacaaaagaaataatattagtaTTCATGATTACACACAATCATTTCACTCACaaccgttaaaaaaaaacagtggatCGAAAATACAACAAAACTTACCATTGGATACTTTCCCAGACTTTAACTGAGATTTAAGCAAGTTAACCTCTTTCTGCAGGGAAGACACTTTGGATTCAGACTCGGTGAGATCATTAACCAACTTCTGGAGGTGCATCTTGATCAATATTTGCATATTCAAAACTAAATGAGCTTCTGAGAACTTCTCCTGGCTAATCCTTCAAGAGAAAATCAGCTATTAAATAGAATTCAGAATATGTTTAAGAATTTAAATATGGTACAAGGAAGGGAAAAATTACAGATTACAAAAATCGAGTAACTCCATAGAAAATTTATACTGCTTTTAAGCAATTCAATAACTAAGGTGAGGtatacaaaagaaataatattagtaTTCATGAATACACACTAAAGATATGATTTAAATCACAAgtgtttattcattttcaatggaGGATGAATGCTTGGAGAATTATTAATCAATTCATAAaacttcttttaaataaataattgataaagGTATAAATAGTTAAAACTCACCCGAGAGAGGATACAATACTCTGAAAGGATTCTGAAGAGCAGGATGTGTTGGATACTAATTTATAACCAGAAATAGAGGTATCACCCAGATTCTCCACAGAAAATGGAATGGCCTCGAATAccctacaaataaataaaatgcaataattaattataaacacTCATTAAAACTTGGGAGAAAGAGACCAGACTGATTTCGTGTTATttggcaaaataaattaaaaatgcagcAGCCAAAAGAAACTTTCTCTATAACAAACCTGCGCCTACGAATGTAGAAGACATGGTTATAACGATGAGTTGATTGATTGGAGGACTTCGAAGAAGACAAGATGCAGGTGACGAAAAGTTCTTTCTTACTCTCAGACAACATTTCTGACAACTGCTGGTGAATCACACCGTCCGTCAGGTGTGGAGCCAGAGAACTATTGCGGCGGAATCTATACCAACCAATTATatcctgaaatgaaattttcattatagatttaaaaaattcggaATAATACCATGAGTTCTATTTGATTGATTACCTTGGATCTAAATATATTACCTTGGATTTATCTTTCACTATTTCTTTCAACTTATTTCCATCTACTTTTCcgatattattataaaaagcaTACTTGTTCGGGACCGGTATAATGGAATGCACACCttaataagaaaagaaaagaaattaataaagaaGCTCGCTCAAACGAAGAAATAACGATTGAAAAATACTTACTAATTAATGTAGCAGTTTCTTTCCCATTCATCTGAAAATCACTAATAGTGTTGGTTTCCTTGTTGACAACCTCGCCCAAAAGGAACCCTTCCTGCAAAggtaaataacttacacttttacGGATTCAAGCCAAAAATCTACTTCAAACATCACTAGAAAGATGACTTTCTAAGCTGATTAAAGCAAcaaacacgtcgaacaaaatcaATTCTGAGGAGATTATATGATAATGAGTATTACTGTAAGTCTTAAAGTACatcatttacttattttatacacaaagcaaaatgtaataaattCGAAACATGAGAAGATGACTCGCACcaataaaaaacatgaaagaaaaactttacaGAAGTGAAGTAATAACATAGGTGACATATGATATAAATTAATTCAAGATGAAAGTACAGAGCTAAAATTCACTGGCATGCAAGAACGCATTAAATACCTGATTTGACACACTATTGACATTTTCGtataataaaaaagacaatactGGCCCTGACGTATTAACACACACGTTCACCGCCATTTCTAACACATTGAACAAACGAAGGACGATATTGCAATGCTGTCCTGCAAATCAGCTGTGACTCTAGCCTATTCTGTTCTGTCACGAAATTCTGCCTGCACCgcattttgtggaaaatgaatttaaataagagGATCAATGAATTAAACAAGATTACTCTAATCGGAGCGTTCATCGAATCATTTGCAGGTAAACGTACTACGCAGGTATTCTCTGCTTCACAATCTTTTCGA encodes:
- the LOC124155706 gene encoding BRISC complex subunit Abraxas 2-like isoform X2, translating into MAVNVCVNTSGPVLSFLLYENVNSVSNQEGFLLGEVVNKETNTISDFQMNGKETATLISVHSIIPVPNKYAFYNNIGKVDGNKLKEIVKDKSKDIIGWYRFRRNSSLAPHLTDGVIHQQLSEMLSESKKELFVTCILSSSKSSNQSTHRYNHVFYIRRRRVFEAIPFSVENLGDTSISGYKLVSNTSCSSESFQSIVSSLGQEKFSEAHLVLNMQILIKMHLQKLVNDLTESESKVSSLQKEVNLLKSQLKSGKVSNEVLLPQLLSLPVEVTAENTSEAKSVATLNNQPSALRTEATVDSEIEDKLNGKEEQVIVGDVCPENDVKDHDSSISPSPNKSSSDPFDFVTELKLKMTPPPAGRRHIGTSGDFSSAKGNSASGVTGSKRKQSARGNPSSPSPVSVPSVGDSSASKSPINRHQRSSPQRSVRKISAPENQRQQKSKQNSANRSIAPTNNSSNEN
- the LOC124155706 gene encoding BRISC complex subunit Abraxas 2-like isoform X1, producing the protein MAVNVCVNTSGPVLSFLLYENVNSVSNQEGFLLGEVVNKETNTISDFQMNGKETATLISVHSIIPVPNKYAFYNNIGKVDGNKLKEIVKDKSKDIIGWYRFRRNSSLAPHLTDGVIHQQLSEMLSESKKELFVTCILSSSKSSNQSTHRYNHVFYIRRRRVFEAIPFSVENLGDTSISGYKLVSNTSCSSESFQSIVSSLGISQEKFSEAHLVLNMQILIKMHLQKLVNDLTESESKVSSLQKEVNLLKSQLKSGKVSNEVLLPQLLSLPVEVTAENTSEAKSVATLNNQPSALRTEATVDSEIEDKLNGKEEQVIVGDVCPENDVKDHDSSISPSPNKSSSDPFDFVTELKLKMTPPPAGRRHIGTSGDFSSAKGNSASGVTGSKRKQSARGNPSSPSPVSVPSVGDSSASKSPINRHQRSSPQRSVRKISAPENQRQQKSKQNSANRSIAPTNNSSNEN
- the LOC124155706 gene encoding BRISC complex subunit FAM175B-like isoform X3 produces the protein MNGKETATLISVHSIIPVPNKYAFYNNIGKVDGNKLKEIVKDKSKDIIGWYRFRRNSSLAPHLTDGVIHQQLSEMLSESKKELFVTCILSSSKSSNQSTHRYNHVFYIRRRRVFEAIPFSVENLGDTSISGYKLVSNTSCSSESFQSIVSSLGISQEKFSEAHLVLNMQILIKMHLQKLVNDLTESESKVSSLQKEVNLLKSQLKSGKVSNEVLLPQLLSLPVEVTAENTSEAKSVATLNNQPSALRTEATVDSEIEDKLNGKEEQVIVGDVCPENDVKDHDSSISPSPNKSSSDPFDFVTELKLKMTPPPAGRRHIGTSGDFSSAKGNSASGVTGSKRKQSARGNPSSPSPVSVPSVGDSSASKSPINRHQRSSPQRSVRKISAPENQRQQKSKQNSANRSIAPTNNSSNEN